The DNA region CTTCATAGTGAATATGTCGGCATTgtgtgggcttttttttttttttttaataaaaaaaaattatttagggGGGCTTGAGAATAGATGCCACTGACTTGACTATAAAAGATGTAAGAGTAAAAGAAACTGTATTAAACATGTAGcatatattaaaatatttacaatgttaatattttgtaaaaacaaatatacaataataataataatctttaAAATATTACCTGCAAAATGTCACATAATATCCCTTAACACAGCCACATGATCACAAAATCATGAAAAAGGGTTAAACACGTGTAGTAATTTGCCAcaaacacatactgtacattaaatTGGCCCAGTGTGTTCTTACAAGCACACAGTGTTTATTTAGGTCTATTGAGGATATCTTTGATTCAGGCAAACATGCAGGGATGAGTTTCACATAGTCAAACACGCACATTCATCTATGGACCATAAAGTAGTGATTTGGTTATTCGTCAGCTTGCTCTTCTGCCTGTAAAGCCACACAAATGTTAGTATTCATTTCTGTGATCAATGTCACAAATGCAAATAAATATACAATGAATATATTAacttaaaacaaatatatacagttgtggtcaaaagtttacatacacttgtgaagaacataatgtcatggctctcttgagtttccagttatttctccaactctgatttttctccgatagagcgattggaacagatacttctttgtcacaaaaaacattcatgaagtttggttcttttatgactttattatgggttaacagaaaaagtgatcaaatctgctgggtcaaaaatatacatacagcaacacgaattagcaatttcttgtgagtgattattaacttgaacaatcattgacttgaacaagtcaggaaagtcacttggagccatttcaaagcagctgcaggtcccaagagcaacagtgcaaacaattgtttgtaagtatgaaGTGCattgcactgttttgtcactgccacgatcaggaagaaaacgcaagctatcacctgctgctgagagaaaattggtcaggagagtgaagattcaaccgagaatcaccaaaaagcagatctgtcaagaattagaagctgctggaacacaggtgtcagtgtccacagtcaagcgtgttttgcatctccatggactgagaggctgccgtgcaagaaggaagcccttgctccaaaagcagcaccttaaggctcgactgaagtttgctgctgatcacatggacaaagataagaccttctggaggaaagttctgtggtcagacgaaacaaaaatcgagctgtttggccacaatgcccagcaatatgtttggaggagaaaaggtgaggcctttaaccccaagtaaacCATGCCTAccttcaagcacggtggtggtagtattatgctgtggggctgttttgctgccaatggaactggtgctttacagagagtaaatgagataatgaagaaggaggattaccgtcaaattcttcaagataacctaacgtcattagcccgaagattgggtcttgtgcgcagttgggtgttccaacaggacaatgaccacaaacacacttcaaaagtggtaatggaatggctaaatcaggcgagaattaaggttttcgaatggccttcccaaagtcctgacttggacttgcggacaatgctgaagaaacaagtccatgtcagaaagccatcaaatttaactgaactgtaccaattctgtcaagaggagtggtcaaagtttcaaccagaagcttgccagaagcttgtggatggctaccaaaagtgcctaattgaagtgaaaatggccaagggacatgttaccaaatatcagcgctgctgtatgtatatttttgacccagcagatttgatcacttttttctgttcacccataataaagtcataaaagaaccaaacttcatgaatgttttttgtgacaaagaagtatctgttccaatcactctaatagagaaaaatctgagttgtagaaataactggaaactcaagagagccataacattatgttcttcacaagtgtatgtaaacttttgaccacaactgtaaataaCATGCACTAAGAATATACAAATACTTTACTTTGAGCTTTGGTGTCAGCAGACAGTGTTTGCAAAAAAGATGGCTAACTGGTCGAGTTCACAAACCTCTTCCTGGTCTTGAACAGCAGGAGATGAACTTTGATTAGGCGTCTCGGATTCATTATTTTCCAACTGGTTGTCACTCGGCAATGCTTGGTCGGACTCAGCAGAAGCGTTCTCAATTGGCGTAGTTTCGAACTGGGGGACCTCACCCTCTGTGGATTCCAACTGTGCAGACTCCTCAGGCTTGGACTCCACCTGTGCAGACACAGGCTGGGAGGTTTCGTCCTGTGCAGATTCAATGTGGGAGGACTCAGCCTGTGTCGACTCCAGCAGTGCATCCTCGATCTGTGTAGGCCCCGTCATTGAGGAATCCACCTGTGGAGACTCAGTTGGTAAGGTCTCATCTTGTTTAGATTCAGCGTGGGAGATGTCAGCTTGGGAGCTTTTGACCTGTGCAGACAGTTCTAACGTGGACACAGAATGCATAGACTCGGCCAAAGAGCAGTCAACATGTTTAAAATTGATAAGGGAGACCTCATCTTGAGAAGATTCTGTCCTGGGGAGTTTGGCTTGTGCAGACAAGTCAGGTGTGGATAATGAACCCATAGATTCCACATGTTTGGATTTGACGTGGGAGACCTCAGCTCGAGAAGACTCTGGTTCAGTGGACTCCTCTTGTACAGACTCGGATGTAGCGGTAGTGGTCTTGGGCTGAGTAAGGTCCGCTGGTGCAGATTTCACCGGAGCAGACTCAGGATTAGAGGTAGAGGTCTCAACTTGTATTGATTCAATGTGGAAGGCTTTGGACTGAGAATGAACGGACTGTGAGGTCTCATCCTGCCCAGAATCTGCAAGTCTGGACTCCAACAGTGCAGATGAAGCTTGTGAGGTCTCAACTTGTACAGATTCAGTTTGGGAGGTTTCAGTCTGGGATGTATCGGACTGCGTGAACTCCACAAGCGTGGAGTCGTGTTGTAGAGGCTGTGTTAGGATGATGTCAACTACTGAAGACTCCACCTGCACAGACTCAACCTGGGAAGATGCCCCTTGCGCATACTCATATGTGGCAGTCTCAGACTCAGTCAAGCCTGCCGGTGTAGGATCCATCAATGCAGACATGGGCTGATTGGTCTCTATTTGTGCAGGTTCAAGATGGAAGGCTTTGACCTCAGAGGTCTCGGACTCCATGGACTCCATCTGCACAGACTGAGGCTGGGAGGATGCCCCTTGCGCATATTCATATGTGGCAGTCTCAGACTCAGTCAAGTCTGCTGGTGTAGATTCCATCAATGCAGACATGGGCTGATTGGTCTCTATTTGTGCAGGTTCAAGATGGAAGGCTTTGACCTCAGAGGTCCCGGACTCCATGGAGTCCACCTGCACAGACTCAGCCTGGGAAGATGCCCCTTGCGCATAATCATATGTGGCAGTCTCAGACTCGGTCAAGTCTGCTGGTGTAGATTCCATCAATGCAGACACTGACTGAGTAGTCTCAATTTGTGCACGGTCAAGATGGATGGCCTTAACCTGGGAGGTCTCGGACTCTATGGACTCCATCTGGACAGACTCAGCCTGAGCAGAATCTACCAGTGTGGACTCAATTTGCACGGACAAAACCTGGGAGGTCTCACTTTGTTCAGATTGAATATGGGAGGCCTGAAATGTCTCAGATTGTGCAAAATCCACCTGTGTGGCCTCCACCTGCCCAGACTCCGCCTGCACAGAAACTGACAGTGTGGATTCCATTGGGGAGGCCTCAACTTTTGTGGACTCCACATGCAAAGACTCAGACTGAGGGGACTCATTTTGCACGGACTCAGACAAAGGAGTCTTGATCTGAGCAGAGTCTGCTGTTGtagagtccatctccaaagatgtGGATTGAACTGTCTTAACCTGGGAGAGCTTGGCCTGCACAGAATTCATCAATGTGGACCTCATCTGCGGAGACTCTGTCTGGAGTGTCTCAACTTGCGTGCATTCAACCTGGGCGTGCTCAGCATAGGAGGACTTGGTCTGTGTGGACTCGACTTGCACAGACTCAGCCTGAGTAGGCTCAACTTGTGCTGATTCTCCTTGGTAAGCCTCAGCTTGTGAAGATTCTTCCTGAACGGATTCAGATTGCGCTAACTTGTCTAGCGTAGAGCCCAACTGCGTATAATGTTCTTGGGACCTCTCAATTTCTGTGGATTCCACCTCAATtgctttagcctgagaggattcaaTCAGCATAGATGCCTCAGATTTAGAGGACTCAGTTATGTAAGTCTCAGCCTGTGTGGAGTCAACCTGCACGACCTCTTCCTCTGCAGACCCGGCATGGGGGGACTCATATTGCACAGACTCAGACAAAGGAGTCTTGATCTGAGCAGAGTCTGCTGGTGTAGAGTCAATCTCCAAAGATGTGGATTGAACTGTCTTAACCTGGGAGGTCTTGGCCTGCACAGAATTCATCAATGTGGACCTCATCTGCGGAGACTCTGTCTGGGGTTTCTCAACCTGCGTGCATTCAACCTGGGCTTGCTCAGCATCGGAGGACTTGGCCTGTGTGGACTTGACTTGCACAGACTCAGCCTCAGTAGGCTCAACTTGTGCTGATTCTCCTTGGTAAGCCTCAGCTTGTGAAGATTCTTCCTGCATGGATTCAGATTGCGCTAACTTGTCTAGCGCAGAGCCCAACTGCGTATGTTCTCGGAAACTCTCAATTTCTGTGGATTCCACCTCAAAtgctttagcctgagaggattcaaTCAGCATAGATGCCTCAGATTTAGAGGAATCAGTTGTGTAAGTCTCAGCCTGTGTGGAGTGAACCTGCATGACCTCTTCCTCTGCAGAATCTGCATGGAACGTATCGTGCTGCGAGAGCTTCGcctgctcagctccttcttgtaAAAATGTATCTTGGGAAGATTTCACTCGTTCAGACTCCTCTTTTGTGGACTCCATCTGTAAATACCCTGCCCGGGAGATCCCAGCCAGAGTGCTTTCATCCTGGGAGACCTCAGCTTGAGTGGACTCCACTTTTGCAGATTCAGCTGAGGAGGACTCGGCATGTGCATCCTTCTGGTGAAAAGGGTATTAGGAGAAGTCTGTGAGTTATACATTAGCCAAACCATCATTCGATCTAACTCCTCTCAGCTGACTTTGCATCCTCTCTCGATATATGCATTATGATTCTGGCTTGAGCTGTGCCCTCCACTCAACtgatttaaaattaattttataaCAATAGCAATTCCGTCACCTTCTCTTGGTTTGGACTTTCATGTGGCAGAGGGCTCCTTTGCCTTTGTAACTCCAGAGGACTCCTTTGCCTTTGTAACTCCAGGTGTTGGTCCACCTGGCTTGAAGCAGGCCCTGCGGCCTGGGCCGGTTCCATGATTGCTTCCGAGATGAGTTCCTGTTGTTCATTCAAGGGAGAGAACATGATGACGTGATCATGATAGCAACATGGACAAACGATGCCCTGTTTTTCTGCTCTCCTTTTCCGTAAATGTCATAAACAGTCCCATCACCTTCTCCTTCTGcgttttttccatttttgactGGTCTTTCGGGATGTCGTCAGACCCTGGAGATAACACTGAGGCTTCTGGAGTGGTTACGTTATCAGTTGTTTTCACCTGGTGGACACATGAACACGTGTCTCTGCTAGATGGATCCCCAAACGTAAACCAACTATAAAGCTAAAGCTTTCTTACCCCATGCATTTAGCTAACTCTATGTCAGCAGACTTTGCATGCACATGCAGAAGCACCACCACCACACACAGCAAGCCATCATGGAGACACCACCACCCGAcaggttttgattttttttcacctgcTGATCATTCGCCAACGGTCCACTTTTGTGCTTGTCCGGAACCTGTTGGGTTTGTGGCTCAGAGGGATCTCTCTCAAGCACCTCAGCAGAACCCGGCGTGGCTCCCACAAAATCGTCAGGTCCTGCAGACTCCGTTTCAGTGAGCTGTTAAGGTGCTGAGTGTCAAGTACCCTTCAGACCCAAAACAACCTCACTATCTGATTCTTTGCCTCAGTGttgcctgctcttcactttatcCTCCTTCCAACTGTTGGTTGAACTTGTTGCCTTCTAATTGCTGACTGACCTCTGGAATACGACTACATGAGACGGCAAAGTAAGAATCAAAGCAGAAAATAGTGAAGTACTTTTTCCAGGGGATCCTTCCCGATAGGGTCGTTCTCAACGGGGTCCGGATTGTCTCTGGCATTTCGTTCCTTTTCGACAAGTGCCAACCGTGCCTGTTTCTGTAAGAATCAGGATTTCACACATTAGAATAACAGGGATTACAGAAATGGTCCTGAAAATATTCAATGCTAAACCAACAAAACATTAGTTTCAAGTAGAATTTCAGGATGACATGAAAACACGATTGCTCTAATTTTTGGacgataaggcgcacctgactctaAGCCGCCACCCGTTAAATTTGATACGAAAACGACatgtgttcatagataaaccgcactggactataagctgcagctgtcctcattgtattatgggatatttacactaaaagatatttagtggtaacactttatttgatggcGGCAtcaaaagaccaaatgaaccaccatgaaactttgaaccaattggctgcaaagctttattgcttcaataaGCTTCAGTTGACcctcactgcttccttggggaagacagtcaacctctgctgtctacactgttgtcgtccaaatgcctcctagcatgcattgcagcgctacagatgtaaataatcagaattattaatgttctgtgctaattattacttcagttactgttccagttgtttcattaattgctagttctggtattttagtaacacatttgacagtggtgccgtaagactgtcataaaatcataattatgacatgacactgccatgagctttaatgaatacttatggcagatgtcattttgtgtcatctggccaattatctcacttttgaatgggtgTAAAAGAATtgtgctggacataaatggagtaagtgacataatttgcgatcataagcattctttaatgcccatgatagtaaataaagtgttacctattaacccaaataaatcaacaaataagcagcactggactgtaagccacatgattcaaaatgagggagaaATGTAGCGGTTTATCGTCCGAAATTTACGGTAATTCTTGCTGTAATTTATTCTGTAGTCTCAACATTTCAATTCACATATCAAAGTGTTCAATGTTACAGTACTAATTTGATTTTGTCTGAAGAAAAGAATGCCAACTGAGTTAAGTGGCAACTTATGTTAGACTTAGATTGTCACAAAGTTTCATCAGCATGTTGTTAACCAATACAGAAACACTAGAAAAGAGTCCCAGAAAGGCAGAGGCTTGGACATCAAATTTGAAGTTCTGGCCCTTGTTAGACATCTGAATGTTGAAGGACATTGAACAGTTGGACAAGTGCACTCAGATGTTTAGACAAATTGAAATGCTGACTGTCACTTTTTGTGAGTCGTGTCAATGAAAACACAACCCACTCTCCTCATTTCAAGGTATGTTAGGCAATAGCGCTATCTACTGGCTTAAaaagaaacacattttttaataaaaatttacCCTTGCTTCATATTCCACGTTCGCGTTGTATTTGAACAGCCAATGGGCCAAAAATTGGATGGGGTCCATCGGACGCTGCTCGACCACCTCAGCGAGGCCCTCTGCCAGACATGAACCCAGATGTGTCTTGACGTACTCGGAGTCCATGTTTTGAACCTGATAGGGatatttaaatgcatttaaaattccTATATGACACTAACACAAAATATGCGCTGGGAGTGGGTGTTCCCAGTCTATTTAATGGGACGTCATCACTTACAAAACAACGTTTATTTGCACCCGGAACCTAAAAATGGATCGGGCGTCATTAATTCGGGGCAACTGCAACAAATTAAAAGAGTAAAATACTCGAcagcattaacattgttaaagatTTTAATCACAAGGGGGTTATCCAAGTATTTGTTAAATAATGAAATTACTACAGTGTCAACAAAGAAaatgggagagaaaaaaaaacaaacaaacctgcTGTCAAGCGCAACTAAACCTTCAGATATGTTTGCTAGTGTTTCTATGGTAACTGAGTCACCTACTTTAATGTCCGCAGACGAATAGTTCCGACTCAAGATTACAGAAATGACTATTTTAATGATTATTACAAAAATCGTACCAAAAGCATCAGATTATGAAAAGAATATAAGGTTGGGTTAACAAATAAAattaacacttaaaaaaaaaaaaaaaaaaaaaaaaaattccaattattttttactcatttagtgtatgattgttcttgtgcacaagttttttttttttaacgcatacGTATATAACGCAAAATAAGTAGCTAAAATCACTCCTTATGTCACTATAAACATGTTTGTATtatgttaaaaataattttttagttcctaattttacttttttaattagtgcACCTGGGTTTAACAACTTCCGGTTTCGATACTAACTGTCGAGTATCAAAAAAAACCTCAAAGGTTTGTAGAATTGCCGAGTTATCTTTATTTTCATTAATATTTGGTTTGATTTTGTGACTCTTGGCTGATCGATAAACCAGAAAGGAagaggttttatttatttattttttaaatagttgCTGGAGTCGCCTAggtgggaaagaaaaaaatcggTAAATTGGTGTGACATGAAAACATATTTATAGATGTGACTGTCActgatgtagggctgcagctatcgattattttagtagtcgattaatctatgaactagttagttcgaataattgagtaatcggattaggacataaacaaattaaatacatgagccgagcctcaaatggtacaaaaataaataaataaataaatctaggtacaacaaaagaacaattggctaacttgcatcgcaaaagtccgctagcctaaatgctatacaatgctaacttttttttaaacaatgctcttaaaatattgttcaaacacatattcccacaaaaaaacatgacaaaatagacctataaactaaattatggatgcattaaaaacattagctcaaacaaaaacttatgttggtcttaacagggagctgctgGGTTCAGCCGTGTAAAATGAGTTatgttatattcactgttgccgctAGAGGGAAGtgtaatcacccaaatgaataaaaataaatgcaaactcttTCAAAACAAGCCATTACAACACTactgtaattaaacgaatactcaaagcagctaaatttaatttcaagctttttttctaatcgaattattcgagtaaaccgtttacttttttaatttt from Corythoichthys intestinalis isolate RoL2023-P3 chromosome 21, ASM3026506v1, whole genome shotgun sequence includes:
- the LOC130909384 gene encoding microtubule-associated protein futsch-like isoform X1, giving the protein MHGVKTTDNVTTPEASVLSPGSDDIPKDQSKMEKTQKEKELISEAIMEPAQAAGPASSQVDQHLELQRQRSPLELQRQRSPLPHESPNQEKKDAHAESSSAESAKVESTQAEVSQDESTLAGISRAGYLQMESTKEESERVKSSQDTFLQEGAEQAKLSQHDTFHADSAEEEVMQVHSTQAETYTTDSSKSEASMLIESSQAKAFEVESTEIESFREHTQLGSALDKLAQSESMQEESSQAEAYQGESAQVEPTEAESVQVKSTQAKSSDAEQAQVECTQVEKPQTESPQMRSTLMNSVQAKTSQVKTVQSTSLEIDSTPADSAQIKTPLSESVQYESPHAGSAEEEVVQVDSTQAETYITESSKSEASMLIESSQAKAIEVESTEIERSQEHYTQLGSTLDKLAQSESVQEESSQAEAYQGESAQVEPTQAESVQVESTQTKSSYAEHAQVECTQVETLQTESPQMRSTLMNSVQAKLSQVKTVQSTSLEMDSTTADSAQIKTPLSESVQNESPQSESLHVESTKVEASPMESTLSVSVQAESGQVEATQVDFAQSETFQASHIQSEQSETSQVLSVQIESTLVDSAQAESVQMESIESETSQVKAIHLDRAQIETTQSVSALMESTPADLTESETATYDYAQGASSQAESVQVDSMESGTSEVKAFHLEPAQIETNQPMSALMESTPADLTESETATYEYAQGASSQPQSVQMESMESETSEVKAFHLEPAQIETNQPMSALMDPTPAGLTESETATYEYAQGASSQVESVQVESSVVDIILTQPLQHDSTLVEFTQSDTSQTETSQTESVQVETSQASSALLESRLADSGQDETSQSVHSQSKAFHIESIQVETSTSNPESAPVKSAPADLTQPKTTTATSESVQEESTEPESSRAEVSHVKSKHVESMGSLSTPDLSAQAKLPRTESSQDEVSLINFKHVDCSLAESMHSVSTLELSAQVKSSQADISHAESKQDETLPTESPQVDSSMTGPTQIEDALLESTQAESSHIESAQDETSQPVSAQVESKPEESAQLESTEGEVPQFETTPIENASAESDQALPSDNQLENNESETPNQSSSPAVQDQEEAEEQADE
- the LOC130909384 gene encoding microtubule-associated protein futsch-like isoform X2 encodes the protein MHGVKTTDNVTTPEASVLSPGSDDIPKDQSKMEKTQKEKELISEAIMEPAQAAGPASSQVDQHLELQRQRSPLELQRQRSPLPHESPNQEKDAHAESSSAESAKVESTQAEVSQDESTLAGISRAGYLQMESTKEESERVKSSQDTFLQEGAEQAKLSQHDTFHADSAEEEVMQVHSTQAETYTTDSSKSEASMLIESSQAKAFEVESTEIESFREHTQLGSALDKLAQSESMQEESSQAEAYQGESAQVEPTEAESVQVKSTQAKSSDAEQAQVECTQVEKPQTESPQMRSTLMNSVQAKTSQVKTVQSTSLEIDSTPADSAQIKTPLSESVQYESPHAGSAEEEVVQVDSTQAETYITESSKSEASMLIESSQAKAIEVESTEIERSQEHYTQLGSTLDKLAQSESVQEESSQAEAYQGESAQVEPTQAESVQVESTQTKSSYAEHAQVECTQVETLQTESPQMRSTLMNSVQAKLSQVKTVQSTSLEMDSTTADSAQIKTPLSESVQNESPQSESLHVESTKVEASPMESTLSVSVQAESGQVEATQVDFAQSETFQASHIQSEQSETSQVLSVQIESTLVDSAQAESVQMESIESETSQVKAIHLDRAQIETTQSVSALMESTPADLTESETATYDYAQGASSQAESVQVDSMESGTSEVKAFHLEPAQIETNQPMSALMESTPADLTESETATYEYAQGASSQPQSVQMESMESETSEVKAFHLEPAQIETNQPMSALMDPTPAGLTESETATYEYAQGASSQVESVQVESSVVDIILTQPLQHDSTLVEFTQSDTSQTETSQTESVQVETSQASSALLESRLADSGQDETSQSVHSQSKAFHIESIQVETSTSNPESAPVKSAPADLTQPKTTTATSESVQEESTEPESSRAEVSHVKSKHVESMGSLSTPDLSAQAKLPRTESSQDEVSLINFKHVDCSLAESMHSVSTLELSAQVKSSQADISHAESKQDETLPTESPQVDSSMTGPTQIEDALLESTQAESSHIESAQDETSQPVSAQVESKPEESAQLESTEGEVPQFETTPIENASAESDQALPSDNQLENNESETPNQSSSPAVQDQEEAEEQADE